From the Rhodoferax mekongensis genome, one window contains:
- a CDS encoding rhodanese-like domain-containing protein, whose product MKTLVANITLALTMSLGALTAQAKDVIIDVRSPQEFAAGHVEGAINIEHTAIAQEIAKAGVGKDDTVLLYCQSGRRSGIALETLKGMGFSKAENVGGIEQARKTLAKK is encoded by the coding sequence ATGAAAACACTCGTCGCCAACATCACCCTCGCCCTCACCATGTCCTTGGGGGCCCTCACGGCCCAGGCCAAAGACGTCATCATTGACGTGCGCAGCCCGCAGGAATTTGCCGCCGGGCATGTGGAAGGCGCCATCAACATCGAGCACACCGCCATCGCCCAGGAGATTGCCAAGGCGGGCGTGGGCAAGGACGACACCGTGCTGCTGTACTGCCAGAGTGGCCGGCGCAGCGGCATCGCGCTGGAAACGCTTAAAGGCATGGGCTTTAGCAAAGCCGAAAACGTGGGCGGAATCGAGCAGGCCCGCAAAACCTTGGCCAAGAAATAA
- a CDS encoding alpha-galactosidase, producing MSTHAPEASATFTTLHGTHTSVVLEVRPGEAPLWRYWGPRLPDNCVPLAPLRDGRAIPPSSMEFDQPLTVAPTFGVGWYMQSALLAHRSGQQFAQQFTHCEVETLLTGKRIAIHLTDSVAQLRLTLHMALDAHDVLQLSTTLVNDGPDVLDVQWLAAGTVPLPGNAQAVRSYTGQWANEFQLQVDALSRSTWQRENRRGRTSHDSFPGAVVTTPGSTEHAGTVYGAHLAWSGNHRQAIEWLHDGQYQWQMGEWLAPGEVRLGAGERLQTPTLFASCSVQGLNGLAANFHATVRSRVPWPGGRMRPRPVHLNTWEAVYFDHRTDDIRALAEAAASVGVERFVLDDGWFQGRHSDRAALGDWWPDPAKYPDGLQPLARHVNQLGMEFGLWVEPEMVNPDSQLFRTHPDWALQLEGRPLLTMRNQLVLDVARPEVADYLFTKLHALLSNVPIAYLKWDMNRDLTTAGNALGHPAYRRFVHALYALVDRVRAAHPQLEIESCASGGARLDMGVLAHTHRVWTSDCNDALSRVAIQRGALQFLPPEILGAHIGPAPAHTTGRSQSLNFRAGVALSGHLGIEADVRHMSDEDRMALGRWVGMYKQLRNRLHTGQVWLGEAGDGVVWQAHGDAGASEILLLVYRTAPTTHRNTPPLRLPMLRPAAHYTIERLDPTPPEWTSSPLNDAALAAGAQAALPPTAHGAWLAAVGLPLPRMYAESALIYRLRFIPQ from the coding sequence ATGAGCACCCACGCACCCGAGGCTTCTGCCACCTTCACCACGCTGCATGGCACCCACACCAGCGTGGTGCTGGAGGTGCGCCCGGGTGAGGCGCCGCTGTGGCGCTACTGGGGCCCCCGCCTGCCGGACAACTGCGTGCCCCTGGCTCCGCTGCGCGATGGCAGGGCCATCCCGCCCAGCAGCATGGAGTTCGACCAGCCGCTGACCGTGGCCCCCACCTTCGGCGTGGGCTGGTACATGCAAAGCGCCTTGCTGGCCCACCGAAGCGGCCAGCAGTTTGCGCAACAGTTCACCCACTGCGAGGTGGAAACCCTGCTCACCGGCAAGCGCATTGCCATCCACCTCACTGATAGCGTGGCGCAACTGCGCCTCACGCTGCACATGGCGCTGGACGCGCACGATGTGCTGCAGCTCAGCACCACCCTGGTGAACGACGGGCCTGATGTGCTGGACGTGCAGTGGCTGGCCGCAGGCACCGTGCCGCTGCCGGGCAACGCCCAAGCGGTGCGCTCTTACACCGGCCAGTGGGCCAACGAATTTCAGTTGCAAGTGGATGCCCTTTCGCGCAGCACCTGGCAGCGCGAGAACCGGCGCGGCCGCACCTCGCACGACAGCTTTCCCGGTGCCGTAGTCACCACGCCCGGCAGCACTGAACACGCGGGTACGGTGTATGGCGCGCACCTGGCGTGGTCAGGCAACCACCGCCAGGCCATCGAGTGGCTGCACGACGGGCAATACCAATGGCAAATGGGCGAGTGGCTGGCCCCCGGCGAAGTGCGCTTGGGCGCAGGCGAGCGACTGCAAACGCCCACCCTGTTTGCCAGCTGCTCGGTGCAGGGCCTGAACGGCCTGGCTGCGAACTTCCACGCCACCGTGCGCAGCCGCGTGCCCTGGCCCGGTGGCCGCATGCGCCCGCGCCCGGTGCACCTCAACACCTGGGAGGCGGTGTACTTTGACCACCGCACCGACGACATCCGGGCACTGGCTGAAGCCGCCGCCAGCGTGGGCGTGGAGCGCTTTGTGCTCGACGACGGCTGGTTCCAGGGCCGCCACAGCGACCGCGCCGCCCTGGGCGACTGGTGGCCCGACCCCGCTAAATACCCCGATGGCCTGCAACCCCTGGCCCGCCATGTGAACCAGCTGGGCATGGAGTTCGGCCTGTGGGTCGAGCCCGAAATGGTCAATCCCGACAGCCAGCTCTTCCGCACCCACCCCGACTGGGCGCTGCAGCTGGAAGGCCGCCCCCTGCTCACCATGCGCAACCAGCTGGTGCTGGACGTGGCCCGCCCCGAGGTGGCCGACTACCTGTTTACCAAGCTGCACGCGCTCTTGAGCAATGTGCCCATTGCCTACCTCAAGTGGGACATGAACCGCGACCTCACCACCGCAGGCAACGCGCTGGGCCACCCGGCCTACCGCCGGTTTGTGCACGCGCTGTATGCACTGGTGGACCGGGTGCGCGCAGCCCACCCGCAGCTGGAGATTGAAAGCTGCGCCTCCGGCGGCGCGCGGCTGGACATGGGTGTGCTCGCCCACACCCACCGCGTCTGGACCAGCGACTGCAACGACGCACTCTCGCGCGTGGCCATCCAGCGCGGCGCGCTGCAATTTTTGCCCCCAGAGATTCTGGGCGCCCACATCGGCCCAGCCCCGGCGCACACCACCGGCCGTAGCCAGAGCCTGAACTTCCGTGCCGGTGTTGCGTTGAGCGGGCACCTGGGCATTGAGGCAGACGTGCGCCACATGAGCGACGAAGACCGCATGGCCCTGGGCCGCTGGGTGGGCATGTACAAACAGCTACGCAACCGCCTGCACACCGGCCAGGTGTGGCTGGGCGAGGCTGGCGACGGCGTGGTCTGGCAAGCCCATGGCGACGCCGGTGCCAGCGAAATTCTGCTGCTGGTGTACCGCACCGCGCCCACTACCCACCGCAACACACCGCCCCTGCGCCTTCCCATGCTGCGCCCGGCGGCGCACTACACCATCGAGCGGCTGGACCCGACCCCACCCGAGTGGACCAGCAGCCCGCTCAACGACGCAGCACTTGCCGCCGGTGCCCAAGCCGCCCTGCCGCCCACCGCCCACGGCGCTTGGCTGGCCGCAGTGGGCTTGCCGCTGCCACGGATGTACGCGGAGAGCGCGCTGATCTACCGGCTGCGGTTTATCCCGCAGTAG
- a CDS encoding ABC transporter ATP-binding protein, producing MADVKLTQVRKSFGEIDIIRGVDLDIKHGEFVVFVGPSGCGKSTLLRAISGLEDITSGELRIGDQVMNHVDPSKRGIAMVFQSYALYPHMTVRENMGFALKHAGVAKDVVQSKVDAAAKILGLEPLMDRKPKALSGGQRQRVAIGRAIVRDPQVFLFDEPLSNLDAELRVHMRIEIARLHRELGSTIIYVTHDQVEAMTLADKIVVLRAGVVEQVGAPLELYDNPANTFVAGFIGSPRMNFFEGKVTGHAPVNGGNGCQISLNGFDNTTIQLPLGGTLPAVGSEVSVGVRPEHFQEQGDTVLPVTIDMLEHLGGETFTYARSSGGVMVVIESKNGRELRSGQAMEARFDATKALLFDKSGARIYGS from the coding sequence ATGGCAGACGTCAAACTCACCCAGGTCCGCAAATCATTCGGCGAGATCGACATCATTCGGGGCGTGGACCTCGACATCAAACACGGCGAATTCGTGGTGTTCGTGGGCCCCTCGGGCTGCGGCAAGTCCACGCTGTTGCGCGCCATCTCGGGCCTAGAAGACATCACCAGCGGCGAGCTGCGCATCGGCGACCAGGTCATGAACCATGTGGACCCGTCCAAGCGCGGCATTGCCATGGTGTTCCAGAGCTACGCGCTCTACCCCCACATGACAGTGCGCGAAAACATGGGCTTTGCCCTCAAGCACGCCGGTGTGGCCAAAGACGTGGTCCAAAGCAAGGTAGACGCCGCTGCCAAAATTCTGGGCCTCGAGCCGCTGATGGACCGCAAGCCCAAGGCCCTGTCGGGCGGGCAGCGCCAGCGCGTGGCCATCGGCCGTGCCATCGTGCGCGACCCGCAAGTGTTCTTGTTTGACGAGCCACTCTCCAACCTCGACGCCGAGCTGCGCGTACACATGCGCATCGAGATTGCGCGTTTGCACCGCGAGCTGGGCAGCACCATCATCTACGTGACGCACGACCAGGTGGAGGCCATGACCCTGGCCGACAAAATCGTCGTACTGCGCGCCGGCGTGGTCGAGCAAGTGGGTGCGCCGCTTGAACTGTATGACAACCCGGCCAACACCTTTGTGGCCGGCTTCATCGGCTCGCCGCGCATGAACTTCTTTGAAGGCAAGGTCACCGGTCACGCCCCCGTGAATGGCGGCAATGGCTGCCAGATCAGCCTCAACGGTTTTGACAACACCACCATCCAGCTGCCCCTGGGCGGCACCTTGCCGGCCGTAGGCAGCGAGGTGTCGGTGGGCGTGCGGCCCGAGCACTTCCAGGAGCAGGGCGATACCGTCCTGCCCGTCACCATCGACATGCTGGAACACCTGGGCGGCGAGACCTTTACCTACGCCCGCTCCAGCGGCGGCGTGATGGTGGTTATCGAGAGCAAAAACGGCCGCGAGCTGCGCTCCGGCCAGGCCATGGAAGCCCGCTTTGATGCTACAAAGGCCTTGTTGTTCGACAAGAGCGGCGCCCGCATTTACGGCTCATGA
- a CDS encoding glycoside hydrolase family 2 protein encodes MRTVTKLVSGWTFHTSFSSELIAKAAAGEAVRLPHNAVDLDMTYFDERAFQKEFAYQYTLAWQPAFAGREVALSFDGAMANSVVWVNGQQVAAHKDGYTPFSARLTGLLQEGDNLITVKVDGSENPEIPPFGGQIDYLTYAGIYRDVWLQVTDAVSIANLKVETANELSDAKGVTVKGFLANPTQVTFTGTALVELCAIDGTVLHQQTVDVAGAEFSASFEALSGLALWELDSPVLYVARVTLNTSAGSDQHSTRFGFRTARFTTEGFFLNGKPLKIRGLNRHQSYPYVGYAMGQRAQAKDADVMKDVLKCNLVRTSHYPQSTYFLNRCDEIGLLVFEEIPGWQHIGGQAWQDESVENVRRMVERDWNHPSIIIWGVRINESQDNHDFYTRTNAMARSLDSTRQTGGVRYIENSELLEDVYTVNDFCHVAPPEWMKGIAPTPLRQPRQVTGLAHEVPYLVTEFNGHMYPTKRIDPEDRQAEHVRRHLDVLNKAYENPVISGAIGWCMFDYNTHKDFGAGDRICHHGVMDIFREPKFAAWGYTSQCSPAEQVVLQPVTYWARGEKDRCEVLPLIVLTNCDYVELQVGDFAPKRAEPDRALYPHLPHAPVIFDSRHVNMNDLGAWGMLWRDATVTGYINGKAVSTVKLSGNPVPTTLQVQVDDTQLHAHEKDATRVIVRALDQAGRLLPFMDDVVHVQVTGAAKLLGPDLLTLKGGTTGFWLETTGAVGDITLSVSTRRMGEQRVTLRAA; translated from the coding sequence ATGCGTACCGTTACCAAGCTCGTCTCGGGCTGGACTTTTCACACCTCTTTTTCGTCTGAACTCATCGCCAAGGCCGCTGCCGGCGAGGCCGTGCGCCTGCCGCACAACGCCGTCGACCTGGACATGACCTACTTCGACGAACGCGCATTCCAGAAGGAATTTGCCTACCAGTACACCCTGGCCTGGCAACCCGCATTTGCCGGCCGCGAAGTGGCCCTGAGCTTTGACGGCGCCATGGCCAACAGCGTGGTCTGGGTCAATGGCCAGCAAGTTGCCGCGCACAAAGACGGCTACACCCCCTTCAGCGCCCGCCTCACCGGTTTGCTCCAAGAGGGCGACAACCTCATTACCGTGAAGGTGGACGGCAGCGAGAACCCCGAAATCCCCCCCTTCGGCGGCCAGATCGATTACCTGACCTACGCCGGCATCTACCGCGATGTGTGGCTGCAAGTGACCGACGCGGTGTCCATTGCCAACCTCAAGGTTGAAACCGCTAACGAACTCAGCGACGCCAAGGGCGTCACCGTCAAAGGCTTTCTGGCCAACCCCACCCAAGTGACCTTCACAGGCACCGCACTGGTAGAGCTGTGCGCCATCGATGGCACCGTGCTGCACCAGCAAACCGTGGACGTGGCGGGCGCGGAATTCAGCGCCTCGTTTGAAGCACTGTCCGGCCTCGCGCTGTGGGAGCTGGACAGCCCTGTGCTGTATGTGGCCCGCGTCACGCTGAACACCAGCGCCGGCAGCGACCAGCACAGCACCCGCTTCGGCTTCCGCACCGCGCGCTTCACCACCGAAGGCTTCTTCCTCAACGGCAAGCCACTCAAAATTCGCGGCCTCAACCGCCACCAGAGCTACCCCTATGTAGGCTACGCCATGGGCCAACGCGCCCAGGCCAAAGACGCCGACGTCATGAAGGACGTGCTCAAGTGCAACCTTGTACGCACCTCGCACTACCCGCAGTCCACCTACTTTCTGAACCGGTGTGACGAAATCGGCCTCCTGGTGTTTGAAGAGATTCCGGGCTGGCAGCACATTGGCGGCCAGGCCTGGCAGGACGAGTCGGTGGAGAACGTGCGCCGCATGGTCGAGCGCGACTGGAACCACCCCTCCATCATCATCTGGGGCGTGCGCATCAACGAGTCGCAAGACAACCACGACTTCTACACCCGCACCAACGCCATGGCCCGCAGCCTGGACAGCACCCGCCAGACCGGTGGCGTGCGCTACATCGAAAACAGCGAGCTGCTGGAAGACGTGTACACCGTGAACGACTTCTGCCACGTGGCCCCCCCGGAGTGGATGAAGGGCATTGCCCCCACCCCGCTGCGCCAGCCACGCCAAGTGACCGGCCTGGCCCACGAGGTGCCGTATCTGGTGACCGAGTTCAACGGCCACATGTACCCTACCAAGCGCATCGACCCCGAAGACCGCCAGGCAGAGCATGTGCGCCGGCATCTGGATGTGCTGAACAAGGCGTATGAAAACCCCGTCATCAGCGGCGCCATTGGCTGGTGCATGTTTGACTACAACACCCACAAAGACTTCGGCGCGGGCGACCGCATCTGCCACCACGGCGTGATGGACATCTTCCGCGAACCCAAGTTCGCCGCCTGGGGTTACACCAGCCAGTGCAGCCCTGCAGAGCAAGTGGTGCTGCAACCCGTGACCTATTGGGCCCGTGGCGAGAAAGACCGCTGCGAGGTGCTGCCCCTGATCGTGCTCACCAACTGCGACTACGTGGAACTGCAAGTGGGCGACTTCGCGCCCAAGCGCGCCGAGCCTGACCGCGCGTTGTACCCCCACCTGCCGCACGCGCCGGTCATCTTTGACAGCCGCCACGTCAACATGAACGACCTGGGCGCCTGGGGCATGCTGTGGCGCGATGCCACGGTGACGGGCTACATCAACGGCAAGGCGGTTTCCACCGTCAAGCTCTCGGGCAACCCGGTGCCTACCACCTTGCAAGTGCAGGTGGACGACACGCAATTGCACGCCCATGAGAAGGACGCCACCCGCGTCATCGTGCGCGCGCTCGACCAAGCCGGCCGCCTGCTGCCGTTTATGGACGACGTGGTGCATGTGCAAGTCACCGGCGCAGCCAAGCTGCTGGGGCCCGATTTGCTCACGCTCAAGGGCGGTACCACCGGCTTCTGGCTGGAAACCACTGGCGCGGTGGGCGACATTACCCTGAGCGTATCCACCCGCCGCATGGGCGAGCAGCGCGTCACGCTGCGCGCCGCGTAA
- a CDS encoding carbohydrate ABC transporter permease, with protein sequence MTNWAEKFRMAGVYLFLGVMAFVSIFPFAWMVISSTNASVDVTKGKFTFGSAFLQNLEKLNKTFDVAQVFWNSGKIAIIGGFFTLVISSMAGYGFEVFSSKARERVYNGLLLTLMVPFAALMIPLFILMAKFDLLDTHLAVILPALASAYIIFYFRQSTKAFPPELREAARLDGLKEWQIFLFVYVPVMRSTYAAAFIIVFMAAWNNFLWPLIVLQSPELKTITLVLSSLGSAYFPDFGVIMLAAMLATLPTLVVFFAMQRQFVQGMLGSVK encoded by the coding sequence ATGACCAACTGGGCAGAAAAATTCCGCATGGCCGGCGTCTACCTCTTTCTGGGGGTCATGGCCTTTGTTTCCATCTTCCCCTTTGCCTGGATGGTGATCAGCTCCACCAATGCTTCGGTGGACGTCACCAAAGGCAAATTCACCTTCGGCAGCGCCTTTCTGCAGAACCTGGAAAAGCTCAACAAAACCTTTGATGTGGCCCAGGTCTTCTGGAACTCCGGGAAGATCGCCATCATCGGCGGCTTCTTCACGCTGGTCATCTCGTCCATGGCCGGATACGGTTTTGAAGTGTTCAGCTCCAAGGCCCGGGAGCGGGTCTACAACGGCCTGCTGCTCACGCTGATGGTTCCGTTTGCTGCGCTGATGATCCCCTTGTTCATCCTGATGGCCAAGTTCGATTTGTTGGACACGCACCTCGCCGTCATCCTGCCGGCCCTCGCCTCTGCGTACATCATTTTTTACTTTCGCCAGAGCACCAAAGCCTTCCCGCCCGAGCTGCGCGAAGCCGCGCGTCTGGACGGCCTCAAGGAATGGCAGATCTTCCTGTTTGTGTATGTGCCGGTGATGCGCTCTACCTATGCGGCGGCATTCATCATCGTGTTCATGGCAGCATGGAACAACTTCCTCTGGCCCCTCATCGTGCTGCAGTCCCCCGAGCTCAAAACCATCACCCTGGTGTTGTCCTCGCTGGGCTCGGCCTATTTCCCCGACTTCGGCGTGATCATGCTGGCGGCCATGCTCGCCACCCTGCCCACCCTGGTCGTCTTTTTCGCAATGCAACGGCAGTTCGTACAGGGCATGCTGGGCTCCGTCAAATAA
- a CDS encoding carbohydrate ABC transporter permease encodes MAPKPTTSYRRFYDVNGWLFVSIALGLIGVFMAFPIVHSLWMSLHAGQGTVVEFVGVGNIVRLASDPVFLKALQNTCIFLVIQVPIMLLLALVMASCLNMPNLRFRGLLRTAVFLPCVTSLVAYSVVFKSMFSYDGLVNHALAWLGLIAEPIPWLNDPFWSKVVIIIAITWRWTGYNMIFYLAAMQNIDKSIYEAARIDGISAYRRFVSITIPNLKPVILFTTVTSTIGTLQLFDEPMNITTVGTVFSDNTLTLSMYIYNLSFKFVPNFGYAATVSYVIVLLVAALAAIQFYAARERN; translated from the coding sequence ATGGCGCCAAAGCCCACGACCAGCTACCGGCGTTTTTACGACGTCAACGGTTGGCTATTTGTTTCCATCGCCCTCGGGCTGATCGGGGTCTTCATGGCCTTCCCGATCGTTCATTCGCTATGGATGTCCCTGCATGCCGGGCAGGGAACGGTGGTTGAGTTCGTAGGCGTGGGCAACATCGTGCGTCTGGCGAGTGATCCTGTCTTTCTGAAAGCACTGCAGAACACCTGCATCTTTCTGGTGATCCAAGTGCCCATCATGCTGTTGCTGGCGCTGGTCATGGCCAGCTGCCTCAACATGCCGAACCTGCGCTTTCGCGGGCTGTTGCGCACGGCAGTATTTCTGCCGTGCGTGACCTCGCTGGTGGCGTACTCGGTGGTGTTCAAAAGCATGTTCTCGTATGACGGCCTGGTCAACCACGCGCTGGCGTGGCTGGGCCTCATTGCTGAGCCCATCCCCTGGCTCAACGACCCGTTCTGGTCCAAGGTAGTCATCATCATCGCCATCACCTGGCGCTGGACCGGCTACAACATGATCTTCTACCTCGCGGCCATGCAGAACATCGACAAGTCGATCTACGAGGCAGCCCGCATTGATGGCATCTCGGCCTACCGCCGCTTTGTCTCCATCACCATCCCGAATCTCAAGCCGGTGATCCTGTTCACCACGGTGACCTCCACCATCGGCACCCTGCAGTTGTTTGATGAACCCATGAACATCACCACCGTGGGCACCGTGTTCTCGGACAACACGCTCACCCTGTCCATGTACATCTACAACCTGTCATTCAAATTCGTGCCCAACTTCGGCTACGCCGCTACGGTGTCTTACGTCATCGTGCTGCTGGTGGCCGCGCTGGCTGCCATCCAGTTTTATGCCGCCCGGGAGCGCAACTGA
- a CDS encoding ABC transporter substrate-binding protein encodes MNFAKRFTIRSTAAAMLGLALGGTGLMASHAANAGEVTIWAWDPNFNIAIMQEAAKRYTAKNPGVTFKIMDMAKADVEQKLQTTLASGVTKTLPDIVLVEDYNAPKYLRSFPGAFEPLSGKVDHKAFANYKVNLMTMGGKVYGLPFDTGTTGMYYRSDLIKQAGFSDKDMQNITWDRYLEIGKQVEAKTGKKMFAMDPQDIASIRIMMQSAGRWYFDKDGKLDIKNNPALKAALETQVKFMQTGVYKPTSGWGEWVGALNKGDVASVITGVWITGSVKAEASQSGKWAVAATPRLNVPGATNASNLGGSSWYVLSSGKEKAAAVDFLNQIYAKDVDFYQTILQSRGAVGSLLASRGGKAYSEADPFFGGDKVWQKFSDWMGKVPSVNYGIYTAEGDAAVAAQLPGLAQGMPVEKALENIHNQLASQIK; translated from the coding sequence ATGAATTTCGCCAAACGCTTCACGATCCGTTCCACCGCAGCCGCCATGCTCGGCTTGGCCTTGGGCGGCACCGGCCTGATGGCCAGCCACGCCGCCAATGCCGGCGAAGTCACCATCTGGGCATGGGACCCGAACTTCAACATCGCCATCATGCAAGAGGCGGCCAAGCGTTACACCGCCAAGAACCCCGGTGTGACTTTCAAAATCATGGACATGGCCAAAGCCGATGTGGAGCAAAAGCTGCAGACCACCCTGGCCTCAGGCGTGACCAAGACCCTGCCCGACATCGTGCTGGTCGAGGACTACAACGCACCCAAGTATTTGCGCTCCTTCCCCGGCGCGTTTGAGCCCCTGTCCGGCAAAGTGGATCACAAGGCGTTTGCCAACTACAAGGTCAACCTGATGACCATGGGCGGCAAAGTCTACGGCCTGCCTTTTGACACCGGCACCACCGGCATGTACTACCGCAGCGACCTGATCAAGCAGGCCGGCTTCAGCGACAAGGACATGCAGAACATCACCTGGGACCGTTACCTGGAAATCGGCAAGCAAGTCGAAGCAAAAACCGGCAAGAAGATGTTCGCCATGGACCCCCAGGACATCGCCAGCATCCGCATCATGATGCAGTCCGCAGGCCGCTGGTACTTTGACAAAGACGGCAAGCTCGACATCAAGAACAACCCCGCCCTGAAGGCCGCGCTGGAAACCCAGGTCAAGTTCATGCAGACCGGCGTTTACAAGCCCACCTCCGGCTGGGGCGAGTGGGTCGGCGCGCTGAACAAGGGTGACGTCGCCTCCGTAATTACCGGCGTGTGGATCACCGGCTCCGTGAAGGCGGAAGCCAGCCAGTCCGGCAAATGGGCTGTGGCCGCCACACCGCGCCTGAATGTGCCCGGCGCAACCAACGCTTCCAACCTGGGCGGCTCCAGCTGGTATGTGCTGTCCAGCGGCAAGGAAAAGGCAGCGGCTGTGGACTTCCTGAACCAGATCTACGCCAAGGATGTGGACTTCTACCAAACCATCCTGCAATCCCGCGGTGCGGTGGGTTCCCTGTTGGCATCCCGTGGTGGCAAGGCGTACTCTGAAGCCGACCCCTTCTTCGGTGGCGACAAGGTCTGGCAAAAGTTCAGCGACTGGATGGGCAAAGTGCCTAGCGTGAACTACGGCATTTACACCGCCGAAGGTGACGCTGCCGTGGCCGCCCAGCTGCCCGGTCTGGCACAAGGCATGCCGGTCGAGAAGGCGCTGGAAAACATCCACAACCAGCTCGCCTCGCAAATCAAGTAA
- a CDS encoding LacI family DNA-binding transcriptional regulator, with protein MATLSEVARLAGVTTATVSNVLRNTQKVKPATVQKVQEAIAATGYRPNLMARALAEGKSSMVALVLPDINNPFYPEFVRVAERVARHRNYFLMVCNTDERPDIGRAYLHQIAGTLADGVLVLHTGISADDINELKTRRSPIVLASEEQVDLANRIPHVVVNFHRAGEIAGQHLLDLGHQRIGAIVGCGLEGMQLGRLDGFKSALSAAGIALAEPMVRNVSDTVAGGHEATDSLLEQHPDITAIFCTNDLMAYGASQALADRGIRIPQDISLIGITDIQLARDMRPALTTVALGIEQVATISINLLLDLIENPQHEPTIVHVPDPVLVVRASTGSVRSGT; from the coding sequence ATGGCTACCCTGAGTGAAGTCGCCCGCCTGGCAGGAGTCACCACTGCCACGGTGTCCAATGTGCTGCGCAATACCCAGAAGGTGAAGCCAGCCACAGTGCAAAAGGTGCAAGAGGCGATTGCCGCGACCGGCTACCGCCCCAACCTGATGGCACGCGCACTGGCCGAAGGCAAGTCGTCCATGGTGGCGCTGGTGCTGCCCGACATCAACAACCCCTTCTACCCCGAGTTCGTGCGGGTGGCCGAGCGGGTGGCGCGGCACCGCAACTACTTTCTCATGGTGTGCAACACCGACGAGCGCCCTGACATCGGCCGCGCGTATCTGCACCAGATTGCCGGCACGCTGGCCGACGGCGTGCTGGTGCTGCACACCGGTATCAGCGCGGACGACATCAATGAGCTGAAGACCCGGCGCTCCCCCATCGTGTTGGCGTCCGAAGAGCAGGTGGACCTCGCCAACCGCATTCCCCATGTGGTGGTTAACTTCCACCGCGCGGGCGAAATTGCAGGGCAGCATTTGCTGGACTTGGGCCACCAGCGCATCGGTGCCATCGTGGGTTGCGGCCTGGAAGGCATGCAGCTCGGGCGTCTGGACGGGTTCAAAAGCGCCTTGTCTGCCGCTGGCATTGCGCTGGCTGAGCCAATGGTCCGCAATGTGAGCGACACCGTGGCCGGCGGCCATGAGGCCACCGACTCATTGCTGGAGCAGCACCCCGACATCACCGCCATTTTTTGCACCAACGATTTGATGGCCTATGGCGCCAGCCAGGCCCTGGCCGACCGGGGCATCCGCATCCCGCAAGACATTTCGCTCATCGGCATCACTGACATCCAGCTAGCACGCGACATGCGCCCGGCACTCACCACCGTGGCCTTGGGCATTGAGCAGGTGGCCACCATCTCCATCAACCTGCTGTTGGATTTGATTGAAAACCCCCAGCACGAACCGACCATCGTGCACGTGCCCGATCCGGTGCTGGTAGTGCGGGCCTCCACCGGCTCGGTGCGCAGCGGCACCTGA